Proteins encoded in a region of the Desulfovibrio desulfuricans genome:
- the hypB gene encoding hydrogenase nickel incorporation protein HypB encodes MQIPVVRNVLEANEKMADNVRRLLTEKGILSLNLISSPGAGKTTLLERTLSDLAGEFRMAVVEGDLQTDNDARRVAATGAQAVQINTDGGCHLDSNMILTSLESLDLTGVDILFIENVGNLVCPVEFDCGEDAKVALLSVAEGDDKPEKYPLLFNLAKAMVLNKVDLLPYVDFDLARARNFATKLNKDLDIFEVSCRKGDGLEGWYNWLRSMRAAKKEGRL; translated from the coding sequence ATGCAAATTCCTGTGGTTCGCAATGTATTGGAAGCCAACGAAAAAATGGCCGATAACGTGCGTCGGCTGCTTACAGAAAAGGGAATATTGTCGCTGAATCTCATCAGCTCGCCCGGCGCGGGCAAAACCACCCTGCTGGAACGCACCCTGAGTGATCTGGCCGGAGAATTCCGCATGGCGGTGGTGGAAGGCGACCTACAGACAGATAACGATGCCCGCCGCGTTGCCGCCACAGGCGCGCAGGCCGTGCAGATCAATACAGACGGCGGCTGCCACCTCGACAGCAACATGATCCTTACCTCGCTGGAAAGCCTTGACCTCACCGGCGTGGATATTCTTTTTATTGAAAACGTGGGCAACCTGGTGTGCCCAGTGGAATTTGACTGCGGCGAAGACGCCAAGGTCGCCCTGTTGAGCGTTGCCGAAGGTGACGACAAGCCGGAAAAGTACCCCCTGCTGTTCAACCTTGCCAAGGCAATGGTGCTCAACAAGGTCGACCTGCTGCCCTACGTGGATTTTGACCTTGCGCGCGCCCGCAATTTTGCCACAAAGCTCAATAAGGATCTGGATATCTTTGAGGTTTCCTGCCGCAAAGGCGATGGCCTTGAAGGCTGGTACAACTGGCTGCGGAGCATGCGCGCCGCCAAGAAGGAAGGCAGGCTTTAA